The Bradyrhizobium oligotrophicum S58 genome contains the following window.
TCGCAAATGTCGCTCTCCTCAGCCAAGAACTACGCGCTGCGCGCCGAACGGTCGCAGGATCCCAAGGAGGCCGCCGACCTCCTGGCAAAGGCGATCCTGGAGTTGGCGGCCTCGATCGAGGCAACCGACGCCAAGGTGAAAAAAATCAACAAGTCGGGCTGATCGTCTTGGCGTCCGCACCCGAATGCGTCGGGGCTCCTGGCGGCTGCGCGGCTTCTCGCCTCGAAAAACGATGCACTCATCTTGCTTCGATCGATTGCGGGGTATCGCGGACCGGCGCAGGCGACACGTGACGACGACGCCGTGCCTTGATCGGCAGTCGTTCGTGGCGGGATGGGCTATCTCTCCGCTGCTCCGAGCTTTGCAATAACGTCGGCTTGCGACGAGAGACCCCTCTTGAAGTCCTCCACGCTCCAGGCGCGAGTATCTCCACGAACTTCGCCATAGGCCCCGCGTTGAACATCGACGACCGGCTTTTCGCCCGCCGCGACGGTCACCCAGATGCAGACATCGCCGACCTGGAGCCAATAGACCTTGTCGTCCATCTGCTCGATGTGGAGCCAATCGTCGACGACGAGTTCATCGAAGATCCCCTGGTTCCAAAGTTCGATGCTTCGACCGCCGACGCGAACCGCACGAAAGCGCCACCGTCGGCCCGGCTCGCTCGATGCCGCTTTCGGCTCGATCGCATATCGTCGCTTCAGCACTGCCGACAGTCTTCGGATCAACGCCAACATCCTGAAGTCTCCAGCCAGCAGGTGTCCCTCGCCGAGGGCTCGACCGGACCGGCCTCATTCGATGCTGCCGCACCGTGTCAGGCCCTGCCCCCGGGCACGCCTCGGTCTCCTGCGGCCTGGAGCAATGCCTTGGCCTGTGCTTCGGCGCGCTGGATCTCTTCTGACTGAAAGAGAAACGCGCCCAGCGCACCCGTCGTGATGTTCATGAAGGAAATGATGATCGTGACGTAGGTCATCAGCTGCGGGAACGTCATTCCCTGGCTGTATCCCGGCTGATTGGAGACGTAGAAATAGAACAGCACCGCCGCAGCAAGGCACCAGAACACGGCGAACGGCGCGTAGATCAACATCTTCAGCAACCCCTGGTCCGCAATGGTGCCGGAGGCAGGGTTGCCTCGAAAGAGAAATAGCACAGCAGACCCGATATAGCCGGCGAAGACGGGAAAGACGACCTGAACGACCTGCAACGCCTCCTGCGGACCAAACGGCGTAAACAGCGGCGAGACGATCAGGAAAGCAGAAAAAAGGACGGTCGTCACGAGGCTCAGAAAAATCAGCTTACGTCGCGCCTGCTCTGCGGTCATCGGCCCCTCCATGATTCATCTCTCAGGTCCCGCGCTGGGTCTTGCACTTGAACGACGATGCCAGCAGCCGCACGACCTTGCGGCGCATGGCGGTCGCCTCATTGTCCTGCAGAAGCTTGTAGCCGTCCTGATTCGGGCTATGTGTCGAAGATGTCGCCGCCGTGAGCGACACCGTCGCGGTCATGCCGCTCTGCTCGTCGCTGTAAATATCGACCCTCGTCGTGGAGATTTCCCATGTCGTCTTGTCGGTAAAGAAGGCCGACAGGCCATAGCGGGTCGCCATGAGAACGGTGCGATTGGCACCCTTCTTCGAAATCTCGACGGCGTATGACGGGTCCGCGGGGCTTGCATTGACCTTTCGGAGGTCGCTGGCGACCGCTTCAGCGAGCGTATCGACGTCCACCTTGCTCAAGGCCGCGACCGGCTCACACGACACCTCGTCACCCCCGATGCCGTCGAGGCCACTGACTGCGTTCAAGTAGAGCGACACGCGGAGGTAAGATGCCTTTCCGTCGGACGTGAGAACCGTGTAGCAATTCTCCGGGCTTCCGGCGACCCCTGCGACACTTACCACACTGCAATGCGCGATCGAGCGAATGTGGTCCTTCGGAGATACAAGCTCGATGGCGATGCTGCAAAGATTAGCGCAGGCCCGCAGATCCGCCGTCTTCGAAAACGCGACGTAGTTCTCCCAGAATTCGACGATCTTTGCACCGTCGGCCACGCGCCTGCTGTCGGCAAAATCGCCGAACAGATCGTGCCCCTTGAAATCGAACTCCTTGTGAAGAAGCGTCTCGAAGCGGTTTGGGATCGTCGAAACCGCCATATCCTTCAAGTCCGGCACCTTTGCGTCATACATCGTGCCGACGACCCAATCCTGGGCGATCTTGTCGAAGCGCTCCTGCTCCGGTTTCGGCGCCTCGTTGTTGTACTCGAAGGAATGGTTGAGCGCGTCGTATGTCGGCGACACCGTGCCGTCATAGGCCGCGAACGGGATGAAGCCGGGATAGGGTGCCGACACCAGAACCGGCTGCACCGTATCGTCTCTGTCCTTCGACGACCTGAAGGCGTTGACGATCGTCAGGCGATTCATCGGAGGATAATCGTATTTTCGAAGGACCCGGACGGCCTGCGGCACCGCCCGCGCTGCTGATCTTTTGACTTTCGTCTGCTCCGACAGGCTGAGATAGCGGCGCGTACAAAGCAGCCGATAGCCGAAGAAGTCGCATGTCCGAGCGTCCTGCTTGCTCAACAGCGTGTCCACCGCGGCGCTTGCAGCGTTGGAATATTCGGCCTCTGCAAACACCTCGCGAATGCGGGCCGCCGAGCCCTCGCCGGCCTCTGATTCCCGCTGCCCGGCGATCCAGATCGCCAGGAGAACGCATCCGAGCCCAAGTCCGCGACGCATGCCCCGCCCTCCGATCCGTTTTGGACTCACTCCATTGCAAACAAGAAGGTCGCCAACGGCGACACGACCAGTCTTGACGAAAACCGGCAAGAGAACGACCGGAGGTCGGCGCCGGCAGACCATCCCCGAGGCGGTCAATAACACAGCAACCTGGAATTCGGCGCAACAGCCAAAGGGCCGGCGGCCCGACCCGACGACCAAATCACTTCGAAAAACGCGCGGTCTCCTCCGCGCAGGTCGCCGGCAACCGTTGACAGTTCGGCCAGCGCCTGCGCGCGGAAAAGACTGTTTCGCGTGTCGGCTCAATCACATCACCCGTGTCCAGTCCTGCTCGCAAAAATATTCCAATTTCTTTTTATCGGAATTCATACTTATGTCTCCCCGTCCCGTCTCGATAAGAGGGGCGCTTCGCGGTCGTCACGAACGTTGAGGCGGGATGCGGTGGGCGTGTCGATGTCGCAGCGTGGCTGATGCCGCGCGGACGAACGGCGGCGATGCGCACGGTCAAGTCGCGTGGTCCTGGCCTCCCGATGCTGAGGTCAAGTTTGTGGTGATGCGCTCAAGCGCTCGCGCAGATGACGGTGGCCAACAAGCCCGGCGCACCGGGGAGAACGCGGAGCAGCCGTGAAAACCATCGCGCGGGGAATGCCGGGATGCCTCGGCTGAACCTGTGGTACCTGCCGCCTGCATTTTTTTCTGCAGGCGGGCCATGGGTGCGGCCAGCGCCCGGCATTCCCCGTGCCCTCTATCTGGAGGGCAGCAGTTCCAGCAGGCCTCGGACGCATCGCGCGCGTCGCGAGATCGCGGACGCGTGCGATGCAGCACAACCGAGCCGGGACCAGATAGCGCAGCGTATTGCATCATCGCTGCAACCGCCTATCAATGAGGGCCACCGGGTCCGCCACTGCGCCGCCAATAGAAGCGAGGTCGGATCTGCTACGCCAAGCGTTTGGACGAGAGGGAACCCCGCGATGTCGATGCAGCATGTGGTCTCCGATGCGATCAGGCTGACCCCACCCCGGCGCAATTCGCTCACTCATATCCCCGGCGACGAAGGCTGGCCGATCATCGGCAAGACCTTCGATGTGCTCGCCGATCCGAAGGGGCATGTCGAACGCAATGCCAGGAAATATGGCCCTGTCTATCGCACCCACATGTTCGGCGACGTCAACGTCGTCCTGCTCGGGCCGGAGGCCAATGAGCTTGTGCTGTTCGACCAGGCAAAACTGTTCTCCTCGGCGCATGGCTGGGGCCACATTCTCAACCTGCTGTTTCCGCGCGGACTGATGCTGCTCGATTTCGACGAGCACCGGATGCATCGGAAGGCACTGTCGGTCGCGTTCAAGGCGGGGCCGATGAAGTCCTATCTCGCGGGGCTGGATCGCGGCATCGCGGCGCGCATCGCGCAGTGGAAGCAGGCGCCCGGCGAGATGCCGTTCTATCCGGCCATCAAGCAGCTGACGCTCGATCTCGCCGCGACCTCGTTCCTGGGCAGCGACATCGGGCCGGAGGTGGATGACATCAACCGCGCCTTCATCGACATGGTCGCGGCTGCGGTCGCGCCGATCCGCAAGCCGTGGCCGGGCACGCAGATGGCGCGCGGGGTCAGGGGCCGCCAGCGGGTCGTCGCCTATTTCTCCGAACAGATTCCGCTGCGCCGCGCCAAGGGCGATGGCGACGACCTGTTCTCCCATCTCTGCCGCGCCACCGACGAGCAGGGCGCGCTGCTGTCGACGCAGGACATCGTCGACCATATGAGCTTCCTGATGATGGCGGCGCATGACACGCTGACCTCGTCGCTGACCTCCTTCGTCGCCCAGCTTGCCGCGCATCCGCAGTGGCAGCAGAAGCTGCGCGCGGAGGTCGCGAGCCTCGGCCTCGCCAACGGCGACCCGATGAGCTCCGAGCATCTGGAGCAGATGAAGCTCACCGAGATGGCGTTCCAGGAGACCTTGCGGCTGATGCCGCCGGTGCCGTCGCTGCCGCGCCGCCCGATCCGGGACTTCACCTTCAAGGGCTATGCGATCCCGGCCGGCACCGGCGTCGGCATCAATCCGATGTTCACCCATCACATGCCGGAGATCTGGCCCGAGCCCGAGACGTTCGACCCGATGCGCTTCACCGATGAGGCCCAGCGCGGCCGCCACCGCTTCGCCTGGGTGCCGTTCGGCGGCGGCGCGCACATGTGCCTCGGCCTGCACTTCGCCTACATGCAGGCGAAGTGTTTTGCGCGGCACTTCCTGTCCAATATCGAGGTCTCGTTTGCGCCCGGCTACCAGCCGAGCTGGCAGGTGTGGCCGATCCCGAAGCCGCGCGACGGGCTGAAGGTGATCTTGAAGCCGGTGTGATGGGTACGCATCGATGCCCGCAAAATACAGAGGATTGAGGACTCTCGTTTGGCGCAGGCTCTCTCCTCGTCATGGCCGGGCTTGACCCGGCCATCCATGCTGCGGCAACGCGCGGGGAAAGAAACGTGGATGCCCGGGTCAAGCCCGGGCATGACGAAGAGCAAACTTCGCAGCCTCCTACTCCCCTGCATCGCCCAGCAGCTTGCGCATCGCGGCGTAGCCCTGCTGCTGCTGGCTCCAGTTGCGGCCACCGGTGATGGCGCCGTCGATGACGAGATCATGACCGTTGATGAAGCTGGATTCGTCGCTGGCAAGGAACACCGCGGCATGGGCGATATCGTCGGGCAGGCCGGCCCGTGGAATCGGCTGTGCGGTCGCATAGGCGTTGCGGATCGTCTCCGGCGTCTTCTCGGCGGCCTCGGTCGACAGTCCCAGCGCCTTGCCGAAGATGCCGGTCGCGATCAGGCCGGGCGAAATCGAGTTGACGCGCACACCGGACTCGCCGAGCTCCATCGCCACGCATTTCGTCAGATGGATCACGGCGGCCTTCGCCGTGCTGTAGACCACCGAGGTCGAATAGCCGGCGAGGCGGCCGGCGATCGAGCCGTTGTTGATGATGCTGCCGGCGCCCTGCGCCTTCATGTGAGGCGCGGCGTATTTCATGCCCAGCATCACGCTGCGCACCAGCACCGCCATCGCCTGATCGAAGCGATCAGCGTCCAGCCCTTCGATGCCGCCGGTCTGCGCCGGACCACCGGCATTGTTGAACAGGCAATCGAGCCGGCCGAACCGCTCGACGGCGAGATCGATCAGCGCCCGCATCTGATCGTCGACGGTGACGTCCGTCTGGCGGAATACGCAGTTGGCGCCGAGACGGCTCGCCAGCGCCTCGCCCTCGCCGCTGCGGCGGCCGGCGACGATCACCTTCGCACCTTCGGCAATGAAGATCTCCGCGGTCCGCAGGCCGATGCCGCTGGTCGCTCCGGTGATCACGGCCACCTTGCCGTCCAGTCGTCCCATTCCCTCATCCTCTTGTTGGTCGATTGACACTCGATCAGTCCAGACCCAGAAGTTCCTGTCGCGGAACCATCATTCGCCAAATTGCAACTTGAAACACAAGCAAGGCGTCTTCCATCGACCGGACAAATTACCGCCACGTCGGCCTTAATTTGGTTGCGCGATTAAGGCTCATGGATGTTCATGACGCGACTCATTGACGACATCAAGCGGACCTGGCGTGGCGAACTGCAGCCGCCTCTGGTGTGGAGCTGCATGTTCGCGGCGATGTGCCTGGTCGTCGCCACCGTGGTCCGCTTCGGCATGGCCCATCTGCGGCCGGACGTCTTCTTCACCCCCTATATCCCGGCCGTGTTCTTCGCCACCGCCATGGGCGGATCGGCCGTCGGGCTGGTCACGGCGCTTGCCGGCGCAGCGCTCGGCATGACGCTGGATTTCGGCGGCGCCCCGGTCGATGTGGCGCGGGTCGCGCTGATGATGATGTACCTCAGCGTTGCGGCCCTGGTGATCTGGGGCGTCAACCACTATCGCAGCCTCGCCGCCAAGCAGCGGGAGATCGCGCGGCGGCTGACCGAGGAGGAGCAATATCGCAAGCTCCTTGTCGACGAGCTGCATCACCGTCTCAAGAACAAGACCTCGACGATTCACGCCGTGCTGCATCAGGTGCTGCACGACCAGCCGCAGGTCTGGAGCCGCATTGACCAGCGCATCCGTGCGCTCGCGACCGCCGACGACCTGATTGCGCGGGCCGACGGACAGGGCTGCGACCTGAAGGATCTCCTGACGTCGGAGCTCGGGCCCTACGGCCACGTCCGTTTCGAGCTCAACGGCGAGCCGCTGTTTCTTCCCGCCAAGCTCGCGGTCAGCCTCGCTTTGATCTTCCACGAGCTCGCCACCAACGCCGGCAAGTACGGCGCCTTCGCCTCGCCGCGCGGCTTCCTGCAGGTGTCATGGACGATGCAGGACGACCGCCTCAAGCTCACCTGGGACGAGGCGGAGGGGCCGCCGATCGGCCAGATCGGCAAGCCGGGTTTCGGCAGCAAGCTGCTCAAAGCCGCCCTGTCGTCGTTCGACGGCAGGACGGAGACCGCATTTCTCAAGACCGGCATCCACTGCACCATGCAATGTCGTGTGCCGCCGAGCTGAAAGGCGTGAAGGCGGCAAGTATGGCCTACGACTTTCGCAGCATCCGCGCGGCCGGGTCATGGACCGCGTTGAGGATCCGTTAATGACGCCGCGGCACAAAGCGCCGCCATATCCGATACTTGGTTTCCGCGTTCCGTGTTTCTACGTAGCGCTTAACTAAAATGAAGCGGGAACTTCGCACAATCGGTGGCATGTACAGCAGCGACCGATTCAACTTTTCCTCCGAGGCACCCGAGGGGCTGGGCACGGCCGAGGCCGAGCTGCGCTTCCTGCGCAGCGTCGTCAGCCAGCTGCCGGCGGGCGTCACGGTTCAGGACGAGCATGGTCGCTTTATCCTGGTCAACGACACCGCCGCCGTTCAGCTCGGCGCCGCCGCCAACTGCGTCGACAGCGTGTCGACGCCGCACCTCGACGGCAGGCGGGCGGCCTGCCGCGAGATCCTCGGCCGGGAGCGAACCGTGATCGCCGAGGAAAAAGTCGTCGGCGAGCGCGGGCCGCAGACCTTGCTGACCGCGCATCGGCCGGCCCGCATCGGCGACCAGCGGGTCCTGATCTCGAGCTCGGCCGATATCAGCGAGCAGAAGGAATTCGAGGACCAGTTGTTCCGCGCCGCCTATTATGACGAGCTGACCGGGCTGCCGATGCGCCGCGTGGTCGAGCATCGCGCCGACCATCTGGTCCGGCGCGGCCGCGTCGACGGGCGCTTCGCACTCGCCTTTCTCGATCTCGACAATTTCAAATACATCAACGACTATTACGGCCACGCCGTCGGCGACACGCTGCTGGTCGAGCTTGCCAAGCGCATCAGCCGCGACCTGCGCGAGTCGGACCTGCTGTCGCGCATCAGCGGCGATGAGTTCCTGCTGCTGCTGCATCCGATCGAGCGTCCCGAGGAAATCGCCGAATTCCTGCAGGCCCTGCTCGACCGTCTGGGCGCGCCGTTCTTCATCGATGGCGCCGAGGTGTTCGCCTCCGCCTCCGTCGGCGTCAGCCTGTTTCCCGAGCATGGCGCGAGCTACGACGTGCTGCGCCAGAACGCCGATCTCGCGATGTATCGCGTCAAGAACAGCGGCAAGGGCGCGCTGGCCTTCTTCTCGAGCGCGATGGAGCACGAGGCGCTGGCGCGCATGAAGGTCGAGCAGTCGCTGCGGCTCGCGATTCTCGAAAAGCGCTTCTGCTGCGCCTTCCAGGCGAAGGTCGACATTCGCACCGAGGAGATCAAGGGCATCGAGGCGCTGGTGCGGCTGCGCGACAATGAGGGCGTGATCCAGGCCCCCGGCTCCTTCATCAATCTCGCGGTCGAGCTCGGTCTGATCGACGAACTGGCGCA
Protein-coding sequences here:
- a CDS encoding sensor histidine kinase; translated protein: MFMTRLIDDIKRTWRGELQPPLVWSCMFAAMCLVVATVVRFGMAHLRPDVFFTPYIPAVFFATAMGGSAVGLVTALAGAALGMTLDFGGAPVDVARVALMMMYLSVAALVIWGVNHYRSLAAKQREIARRLTEEEQYRKLLVDELHHRLKNKTSTIHAVLHQVLHDQPQVWSRIDQRIRALATADDLIARADGQGCDLKDLLTSELGPYGHVRFELNGEPLFLPAKLAVSLALIFHELATNAGKYGAFASPRGFLQVSWTMQDDRLKLTWDEAEGPPIGQIGKPGFGSKLLKAALSSFDGRTETAFLKTGIHCTMQCRVPPS
- a CDS encoding putative bifunctional diguanylate cyclase/phosphodiesterase; this encodes MYSSDRFNFSSEAPEGLGTAEAELRFLRSVVSQLPAGVTVQDEHGRFILVNDTAAVQLGAAANCVDSVSTPHLDGRRAACREILGRERTVIAEEKVVGERGPQTLLTAHRPARIGDQRVLISSSADISEQKEFEDQLFRAAYYDELTGLPMRRVVEHRADHLVRRGRVDGRFALAFLDLDNFKYINDYYGHAVGDTLLVELAKRISRDLRESDLLSRISGDEFLLLLHPIERPEEIAEFLQALLDRLGAPFFIDGAEVFASASVGVSLFPEHGASYDVLRQNADLAMYRVKNSGKGALAFFSSAMEHEALARMKVEQSLRLAILEKRFCCAFQAKVDIRTEEIKGIEALVRLRDNEGVIQAPGSFINLAVELGLIDELAHLVLDEIVKSIDLINDTFGPDATISINVAAKQASNPDFMQPFARAIEATGFPKRFMIEVTEDAFVTRSHFQDEIVPLLRAIGVGISIDDFGIGYSSLSALADITADEIKIDRSFITDIHKRPRSQGILRAIESLSEALGMTVIAEGIESFEELAYLQAATKIRYAQGYYFSRPIFLEELKPATPLASEARMSLASRAVQENRQAYARSSRYRR
- a CDS encoding cytochrome P450, translated to MSMQHVVSDAIRLTPPRRNSLTHIPGDEGWPIIGKTFDVLADPKGHVERNARKYGPVYRTHMFGDVNVVLLGPEANELVLFDQAKLFSSAHGWGHILNLLFPRGLMLLDFDEHRMHRKALSVAFKAGPMKSYLAGLDRGIAARIAQWKQAPGEMPFYPAIKQLTLDLAATSFLGSDIGPEVDDINRAFIDMVAAAVAPIRKPWPGTQMARGVRGRQRVVAYFSEQIPLRRAKGDGDDLFSHLCRATDEQGALLSTQDIVDHMSFLMMAAHDTLTSSLTSFVAQLAAHPQWQQKLRAEVASLGLANGDPMSSEHLEQMKLTEMAFQETLRLMPPVPSLPRRPIRDFTFKGYAIPAGTGVGINPMFTHHMPEIWPEPETFDPMRFTDEAQRGRHRFAWVPFGGGAHMCLGLHFAYMQAKCFARHFLSNIEVSFAPGYQPSWQVWPIPKPRDGLKVILKPV
- a CDS encoding SDR family NAD(P)-dependent oxidoreductase, giving the protein MGRLDGKVAVITGATSGIGLRTAEIFIAEGAKVIVAGRRSGEGEALASRLGANCVFRQTDVTVDDQMRALIDLAVERFGRLDCLFNNAGGPAQTGGIEGLDADRFDQAMAVLVRSVMLGMKYAAPHMKAQGAGSIINNGSIAGRLAGYSTSVVYSTAKAAVIHLTKCVAMELGESGVRVNSISPGLIATGIFGKALGLSTEAAEKTPETIRNAYATAQPIPRAGLPDDIAHAAVFLASDESSFINGHDLVIDGAITGGRNWSQQQQGYAAMRKLLGDAGE